Proteins found in one Enterococcus sp. 9D6_DIV0238 genomic segment:
- a CDS encoding winged helix-turn-helix domain-containing protein → MFNIAVINHEKIENSRYIGVLKDKQYELHHFEPSELDQTISTMDAIIIKESSLEEIGETCELIIKIRSMTDRFIWVLSEASTKINRIVYLQLGSDGIFDDQIDPDEFGIYVGTTLERRVKKSEPAKTDVIQTDQEELAPIELIPNNFAVNVEAKGEVSLTKLEFQAMEILVRRKGDAVSYEEMYQAIWGDEKGDRKYRISNLVFHLRKKLGDDPFKPKYIRTVRSRGYMLSM, encoded by the coding sequence ATGTTTAACATAGCAGTAATCAATCATGAAAAGATTGAGAATTCGCGATACATAGGAGTATTAAAAGATAAGCAATATGAGCTACATCATTTTGAACCTAGTGAGTTAGATCAAACGATCAGTACAATGGATGCAATTATTATCAAGGAATCTTCTTTAGAAGAAATTGGTGAAACGTGTGAGTTGATCATTAAGATTAGAAGCATGACTGACAGATTTATTTGGGTGCTTTCTGAAGCATCAACAAAGATCAATCGGATTGTCTATCTACAATTAGGGTCGGATGGTATTTTCGATGATCAGATTGATCCAGATGAATTTGGAATCTATGTTGGGACGACTTTGGAGCGAAGAGTTAAGAAGAGTGAGCCGGCTAAAACTGACGTGATACAGACAGATCAAGAAGAATTGGCTCCGATTGAACTGATCCCTAATAACTTTGCTGTCAATGTTGAAGCCAAAGGGGAAGTTAGTCTGACAAAATTGGAATTTCAAGCGATGGAGATTTTGGTTCGGCGTAAAGGAGATGCCGTTTCTTATGAAGAGATGTATCAGGCAATTTGGGGAGACGAAAAAGGAGATCGCAAATATCGCATTTCTAATTTGGTCTTTCACCTTAGAAAAAAACTTGGGGACGATCCATTTAAGCCAAAGTATATTCGAACAGTTCGCTCAAGAGGATACATGTTATCTATGTGA
- a CDS encoding tyrosine-type recombinase/integrase — MAKKGENIYKRKDGRWEGRYIKGRRANGSIYYGYVYSTSYKEVRKKLVIKKATTFSDFNTTERFYGTVNNWLDYWLESVAAVQVKPSTLDSYKSKIDCHIRPAIGEIFLSELTSTKIENFIDQTKEKISTSSLHAVFRVLKTALKYAEKLNFVRRSLYENIQLPKIKKTKIITINRSEHKRLVKAAKKSPDGLPVLLSLETGMRIGEISGLKWSDVDFENQTISVQRTLQRVSTLSNGEFRTHIIEEKPKSDTSERIIPLSTALVKRLMRAKKTSKSIYVVSRGAKFIEPRTIRYQFNRLLKALNLPRCSFHALRHSFATRCLEKGVNIAVISSLMGHASTKMTLDIYTNSNLNEERLAVESITCI, encoded by the coding sequence ATGGCTAAAAAGGGAGAAAATATTTATAAACGAAAAGATGGACGTTGGGAGGGGAGGTATATAAAAGGAAGACGTGCAAATGGCTCTATTTATTATGGGTACGTCTATTCGACCAGCTATAAAGAAGTGAGAAAGAAGTTAGTTATAAAAAAAGCAACAACTTTCTCAGATTTTAATACAACTGAACGTTTTTACGGGACAGTAAATAATTGGCTGGATTATTGGTTAGAATCAGTAGCAGCTGTACAAGTCAAACCAAGTACTTTAGACAGCTACAAAAGCAAAATAGACTGTCATATCAGACCTGCTATAGGTGAAATATTTTTGTCCGAATTGACATCAACAAAAATCGAGAATTTTATTGATCAAACAAAAGAGAAAATATCAACTAGCTCACTTCATGCTGTATTCAGAGTGCTAAAAACAGCTTTGAAATATGCGGAAAAATTGAATTTTGTTCGTAGATCATTATATGAAAACATTCAGTTACCTAAAATAAAAAAAACGAAGATCATTACGATCAATCGTTCAGAACACAAGCGATTAGTAAAAGCGGCAAAAAAATCTCCAGACGGGTTACCAGTATTACTTTCTTTAGAAACTGGAATGAGGATTGGTGAAATTTCCGGATTAAAATGGAGCGATGTAGATTTTGAAAATCAAACGATTTCCGTACAAAGAACATTACAAAGAGTAAGCACTCTTTCCAATGGTGAGTTTAGAACCCATATTATAGAAGAAAAACCAAAATCAGATACATCAGAACGGATAATACCTTTATCGACAGCCCTAGTAAAACGATTGATGAGAGCAAAAAAAACAAGTAAGAGTATCTATGTTGTCTCTAGAGGTGCAAAATTCATAGAACCTCGAACGATTCGTTATCAGTTTAATCGGTTACTAAAGGCTTTAAATCTCCCAAGATGTTCGTTCCATGCACTTCGTCATTCCTTCGCAACACGCTGTTTAGAAAAAGGAGTCAATATTGCAGTTATCAGTTCACTAATGGGACATGCTTCTACAAAAATGACATTAGATATCTACACGAATTCCAATCTAAATGAAGAGCGTTTAGCAGTGGAATCGATCACCTGTATCTAA